CAAGAAGCAGGGCGAGTACTTCGACGAGTACCTCAAGCGGCTCCGGGCCGAGGCGGAGATCGAGATCAACGAGGATCTACTGAGGCTGTGATACCAAGTTGCCATCCATAGGATACCCGGCCGGGGGCGGGGCAAGGGACCTGCCTCTGGGCAGGGGGGGCAATAGCTTTGAACGCGACTTGGTATGAGAGGCCGGAAAGCTGGAAGGCTGAACTCGGACACGAATGCGGCGGCCCGGCGGTCAGCGCCGGGCCGTCTTGCGTGCCGGCGCTGACCAGGACACCACGGCATCGAGCTCCCGGCCCGGCGGGAGCCCCGGCGGTAGGAGCGCCCGCAGCCGTGCCGTGAGGGCCTCGTAGCCCCCGCCTCCGGGGCCACCCCAGCGAGCCGAACCCTCCCCCGGCAACGTTCCCACCAGGAGGCACGCCACCCCAGCGGCCCGGAGCCGGCCCCCGAGCCGGTCCGCCGCGGCCAGGGCGTGCAGATTGCCCACCAGCACCACCGCCCGCGGGGCCCCCTCGGCCAACGCCCCGAGCACCCGCGAGGCCATGAAGGCGTCCCGATCCCCCCGCCGGCCCCAGGGTAGGTCCAGGGCCACCAGCCGAAGCCCGCCGCCCCGGGCCTGCCGGCCCAGGGCTAGCAGGAGGTCGCGGTACGACGGCGTGCCGATGACCCGGGGCAGGAGCGCCGGAGGGGCCGGCCCGACGCCCAGCCGGTCGAGGAGCGGTTGGCGGTCGGCCGGGATCTCGAGGCCCACCACCGTGCCAGGAAAGCGGCGGCCCGCCTCGGCCGCGATCCGGCCGAACAGGGCGTGGCCCGGCGCGAACCCGTGGCGCTCGCCCATCACCACCACCCGGTGGGTGGCAACCGCCGCCAGCACCTCGTCTTCGCCCTGGGCGGCCGCGCAGGGCCCGGCCAGACCGACCGCGGCCAACAGAAAGGCGGCCCCTGCGGCCGCCCGGATGCCTCCGTGCAACGAAACCTCCTTGCCGCGCCCTTCACCCCTTCCGGTCCAGGAGCGTCCCGAGCATCTCGTCCTGGGTGCGGAGCACCTGGAGGTTGGCCTCGAACCCCCGCTCCCCCTCGATCATCCGGACCGTCTCCTGGACCAGGTCCACGTTGGACCCCTCGGCCGGCTCGGTCTCCGGCGGCTCCGGGGGAACGGGCACGCCGGGGGCGTCCGACCGGACGGCCTCGGCCCGCACCCCGGACGGGGTCTCGGAGAACGTGACCTCCACCCGCTTGTACCCGCGGGTGGAGACGTTGGCCGTGTTTCGGGCGGCCGCGTCCACCTGGGCCTGGCGGGCCCGGACGCCGGAGAGGGCGGAGTACAGGGCAGAGACCATGGGAACCCTCCGGGGGACTCAACTTCGGTCAACGGTCCACGGTCATCGATCGGGACGCAGGAAAGGGCGTTGATAGCCCGCTCACTTATTCCATCATCGGCCCGGGCCGGTCTGACCTTGACCCTGGCCCGGGGCCTCGGCCACCAGGGACGTGGCGACCGCCACCACCTCGGCCACGTCCACTCCTCCCAGGCACCGGGGGTCTGCGCACCGGATCGGCCCGCCGGCCGTGCAGGGGGCGCACGGCTCCCGGGTGCGGATCCACCGCACCCGAGGCCCCAGCGGCCGCCACAGGGCCGGGTCCGTGGGCCCGAACACCACCACCGTGGGCACCCCCAAGGCCCCGGCCAGGTGGGCCGGACCCCCGTCGTTCCCCAGAAACAGGGCCGCGCCCGCCAGGAGCCCGATCAGATCCCGGAGGCCGGAGCAGGCCGTCGCCGGGCCCAGGGCCTCCCACCCCCCGCTCCCCCGCTCCACCTCGGCCGGCCCCAGGGCCACGCGCACCCCGAGCCCCAGGCTTTGGGACACCCGACCCGCCACCTCGCCCCAGAACTCCGGCGGGAAGTTCTTCTTGGGATCCCCGCTCCCGGGGTGCAGAAGGATCCACCGGGCCGAGCGCCGGGGCAGGACCCGGGCCCGCCATTCGGGCAGGAGCGGCCCCGGGGGCCGGGGCACGCCGGCCCGGTCCAGCTGGTCCGTCTGGAACGCCGGAACCCACGGCCCTCCGGCCGGCGGGAACGACCGAACCGACACCACCTGGCCGGGCGCGTGCCCCACCCAAGCCGGGGGCCGGCTCCCGCCGAACGCAGCCACCACCGAGAAAGCGGCCAGGGCGCCTACGGCCTCCGGGCCCGGGGCTTCTCCCCACAATTCGTGCCCGCGGCGCACCAGGTCCGCGGGCGGCGGCCCGAACCCGGGCAGTAGCTCCCGACGATCCGATGGTCCCCAGAACGACCACGCCACCCCCGGGTACGCCGCCGCCAAGCGGAGCACGGCCGGCATCGACAGCACGAAGTCCCCGAGTCCGCCGTTGTGGTACAGAAGGCCGTTCACGGTTGCGTCTCCCTGGGGCCCGTGGCAAGCTCCGGCCGGTACGCATTGCCGACCGCTCCGGCGAGAATGCCGGCTGGCCCGCCGCGAGTCGGCGGGTGGGCTCCGCCTCGAAAAGGGCCACTTCTCCATTCTATCCGGAACCCGCGTGCCGAAAGGAGGTTTGCCATGCCCATCGTCAACATCGACTGGCTCGAAGGCCGCACCCAGGATCAGAAGCGGGAGATCGTCCGGCGGGTCACCGACGTGATCGTGGAGGTGACCGGATGCCCCCCCGAGGCGGTGACCGTGATCTTCACGGACCACCCCCGCCACGACATCGGAAAGGCCGGGAAACTCCTGTCCGACTGAGAACGCTAGGAGGCTGGGAAGCTGGGAGGCTAGGAGGTTAGGAAGCTTGAAAACCTCCCGGATTCCCACGCCTTCTAGGAATCACCATGCCTTTTCGCCTCCACCTCACGGTCTGGGAGGAGCGCCGGGTACGGCCCCTTAGCTCGCCGCGCAGCGCCTTTGACGCTCAGACCACGAAACGGTTCGGATTCCACCGAAGTTGTCATGAAACCAGCTTTTCGGTCCCGTGCCTGCGCGGCGAATCTCAACGCCCGGCTTCGCGCCCGGCCGGAGGCAGGTCCCTTGCCCCTCCCTCCGGGGGCGCTCTCCTTGTTTGGCCGGCCCAAATCTCCCCTGGAATTTTCGAGTCCGATCCCCTATCCTCCGCGCGGACCCCGCCCCGACCCTCACACCCCTAGGGAGGAGCCGTGAGCGAACGCGCGAAACGCCTGCTCGGCGTCCTGGCGGTACTGGGCCTTCTCTACCTGTTCCTGGTCAGCATCGGCATGGTGGGGGCCGCCTTCAAGCTGGCGGGCAAGGGGCTGGCCAAGGAGATCTTCGGGTTCGCCTCGAACCCCCTGACCGGCCTGTTCATCGGGATCTTCGCCACCTCGCTGGTGCAGAGCTCCTCCACCACCACCTCGATCGTGGTGGGGCTGGTGGCCGGCGGCATGCCCGTGAACACGGCCATCCCCATCATCATGGGGGCCAACATCGGCACCAGCGTCACGAACACCCTGGTGAGCCTGGGCCACATCTCCCGAACCAACGAGTTCGAGCGGGCGTTCGCCGCCTCCACGGTGCACGACTTCTTCAACCTGCTGTCCGTGATCGTGCTGTTTCCCCTCCAGTACTTCACCGGGTTTCTGGGCCACCTGGCCCATGGCCTGGCCGGGGTGGTGACCGGCGGCTCCGACCTCCAGTTCCACAGCCCCCTCAAGGCCGTGGTGAAGCCCGCGGTCCACCTGCTGGTGAACCTGGTGGGGGGGCTGACCGGGGTCAAACTCCTCCACGCGGGCCTGGTGGTGCTGCTGGCGGGGGTCCTGCTGTTCATCTCCTTGAAATACATGACCGCGATCCTGCGCGGCCTGGTCATGGAGCGCGCCTCCGGGTTCTTCGAGCGCACGATCTTCCGCAACACCCTCACCGCCTTCGTGGTGGGCATCTTGCTGACCATCGGCGTCCAGAGCAGCTCCATCACCACCTCGGTGATCGTGCCCCTGGCCGGCGCCGGGCTGCTGACCCTGGAGCAGATCTACCCCTACACCCTGGGCGCCAACGTGGGGACCACGGTGACGGCGATCCTGGCCTCGCTGGCCGTGCCCGAGCACTTCACGGCGGCCGTGACCACCGCGTTCTCCCACCTGCTGTTCAATGTGTGCGGCATCATCGCGATCAACATCCTCCCGCCCGTGCGCCGGCTCCCCCTGCGCCTGGCCCGAACCCTGGCCAGCCAGGCCGCCCGGAGGAAATGGGTGCCCGTTTTGTACATTCTCGTGGTATTCTTTCTCATCCCCCTTTCCCTCATTTTCGCGACCCGGTGAGCCCATGTGGAAGGAACTGATCAAGATCTGGACGTCCCAGAGCCTGCTGGACCAGGCCTGGAAGGAGTCGTTCGACGCCCTGGAGATCGACCGGAAGATGTTCCTGGAGGCCGTGCGCATCCTCCGGGAGAGCGACGACCAGGAGCTGGCGTCCGAGATCCGGGAGATGGACCGGCAGGTCAACAAGTACGAGCGCGACGTCCGGCGCAAGGTGATGACCCACTGCGCGGTCACGGGCACCGGCACGGCCGACCTGCCCAGCGCCATGGTGCTGGTGTCGATCATCATCGACATCGAGCGCATCGGCGACTACTGCAAAAACATCGTGGACCTGGCCCGACACCACCCCCAGACCCTCTCCGCCGGACCCTACGAGACCGACCTGGGCGAGGTGGAGAAGGAGCTCAAGGAGCGGTTCGCCCGCACCATCGAGGTGCTGCGCCACCACGACGTGGAGGGCGCCCGGGAGCTGATGGCCACCTACCGCACCGAGGTGGGGTCGGTGTGCGACCGGATCGTGCACGGCGTGGTGGGCGGCGAGAACCCCGAGTTCTCCGCGGCCGACGCGGCCACCCTGGCCCTGTACGCCCGGTACCTCAAGCGGATCACCGCCCACCTGAAGAACGTGGCTTCCAGCGTGGTCAATCCGTTCCCCCGCATCGGGTTCAAGGAGAAGCAACCGAAGAGCCCGTAGAGGCCCTCCTGACTTACCACACGACGCGGGCCGCCCTCTGGGGCGGCCCGTTTGCGTGTCGGGCCTCGTCGACCCCTTCCGGCCGCCGCCC
This is a stretch of genomic DNA from Deferrisoma camini S3R1. It encodes these proteins:
- a CDS encoding flagellar basal body rod C-terminal domain-containing protein — translated: MVSALYSALSGVRARQAQVDAAARNTANVSTRGYKRVEVTFSETPSGVRAEAVRSDAPGVPVPPEPPETEPAEGSNVDLVQETVRMIEGERGFEANLQVLRTQDEMLGTLLDRKG
- a CDS encoding 2-hydroxymuconate tautomerase — protein: MPIVNIDWLEGRTQDQKREIVRRVTDVIVEVTGCPPEAVTVIFTDHPRHDIGKAGKLLSD
- a CDS encoding glycosyltransferase family 9 protein, which translates into the protein MNGLLYHNGGLGDFVLSMPAVLRLAAAYPGVAWSFWGPSDRRELLPGFGPPPADLVRRGHELWGEAPGPEAVGALAAFSVVAAFGGSRPPAWVGHAPGQVVSVRSFPPAGGPWVPAFQTDQLDRAGVPRPPGPLLPEWRARVLPRRSARWILLHPGSGDPKKNFPPEFWGEVAGRVSQSLGLGVRVALGPAEVERGSGGWEALGPATACSGLRDLIGLLAGAALFLGNDGGPAHLAGALGVPTVVVFGPTDPALWRPLGPRVRWIRTREPCAPCTAGGPIRCADPRCLGGVDVAEVVAVATSLVAEAPGQGQGQTGPGR
- a CDS encoding phosphate signaling complex PhoU family protein, producing MWKELIKIWTSQSLLDQAWKESFDALEIDRKMFLEAVRILRESDDQELASEIREMDRQVNKYERDVRRKVMTHCAVTGTGTADLPSAMVLVSIIIDIERIGDYCKNIVDLARHHPQTLSAGPYETDLGEVEKELKERFARTIEVLRHHDVEGARELMATYRTEVGSVCDRIVHGVVGGENPEFSAADAATLALYARYLKRITAHLKNVASSVVNPFPRIGFKEKQPKSP
- a CDS encoding Na/Pi symporter encodes the protein MSERAKRLLGVLAVLGLLYLFLVSIGMVGAAFKLAGKGLAKEIFGFASNPLTGLFIGIFATSLVQSSSTTTSIVVGLVAGGMPVNTAIPIIMGANIGTSVTNTLVSLGHISRTNEFERAFAASTVHDFFNLLSVIVLFPLQYFTGFLGHLAHGLAGVVTGGSDLQFHSPLKAVVKPAVHLLVNLVGGLTGVKLLHAGLVVLLAGVLLFISLKYMTAILRGLVMERASGFFERTIFRNTLTAFVVGILLTIGVQSSSITTSVIVPLAGAGLLTLEQIYPYTLGANVGTTVTAILASLAVPEHFTAAVTTAFSHLLFNVCGIIAINILPPVRRLPLRLARTLASQAARRKWVPVLYILVVFFLIPLSLIFATR